CAAACTCCAGATCGACCAGTTCCAGTTCCTTTTCTGCCAGTATCGGGAAAATCAATTGTTCTATTTTTTGCAGATCAACCATCAAACTCTTACGTCCCAAACAAAAAAAAGTGAGCTGAAAAGCCCACTTTGTACGGTAGCACAAAGATTAGCGGATTTATAACACAGCCGCCCCGATGATGCAAGGAAAAATACGTGCGGCAAGACGATCAACCCATGAAAGTACGAACGACTTTGACAAGCTACGGTCCGCGCTCGGCCAACCAGATAGCATGCAGATCACCCTGATTATCTTGCTCCGGCACGCGACACTGCTGCACGATAAAACCAACCTTACGCAATCGTTCGCGAAAATTGCGCGATGGCCCCGCCGACCATACCGCCAAAATCCCCGCCGGGCGCAACGCCGTATAGGCCTCTGTCAGTCCGTCGGTGGTGTAAAGCCAGTCGTTCTTTTGACTGGTAAAGCCGTTGGGACCATTATCGACATCAAGCATAATCGCATCGAACCCCTGACGCTCTCCCCGGATCAGCTTGGCGACATCCCCGACCTTCACCGTTGTCCGTGCATCTTGCAAGGGATGGCCGGCGTGATCGCCGAGTGGACCACGATTCCAGGTGACAATCGCTGGCACCAGCTCTGCCACCACCACCTCGGCGGTGGGCCCGAGATGACGTAACGCTGCTGCCAGGGTAAACCCCATCCCCAAACCACCAACCAGCACCCGTGGCCGGGGACGTTTCCTGATCTTGCGGCAGGCCAGCTCGGCCAGAGCATCTTCTGATTGATGCGCCCAAGTATTCATCAACACCCCGCTCCCGGCTACGCTGATGGAGAATTCCGCTTCGCGCTGATAGAGCTGCATGTCGGCCCCGTCCCCCGGAATTTTAGCCGTTTCAACAAGCTCCCATCCTTCGAGGGCGTCATCAGTTGAAGCTGTCATCAGATCACAATTTCCTGATCTTGAGCTACCGCGTAGCAGATCATTTTACTGCCGGTGCGAGCGATAATTTCATGACAGTCGGCCACAATCGCATCAATTTCAGCATCAGTCCGATCCTGATTGTGATGAAAAATACCAAATTGCTTCACCCCGGCCTCCATCGCCAACTGCAAAGCCTTGCGATATCGGGAGTGCCCCCACCCTCTGGTGCGCGTCTCATACTCCTTGTCAGTGTATTCAGCGTCATGAATGAGGAGATCAGCACCTCTGGAAAATTCGAGGTAGTCGACGTATGATTTTCCGTCGGGATGTACAAATTCAAGTTCATTATCTGTCAGAAAAACAAAATTCTTGTCATCTTCGGTCAAGCGATAACCGAATCCGCCGTTGGGATGACTGAGCAGAATTGCATCCACATCAATCCCGCCGATCTGAATCGGCACCCCACTCAGATCATTGAAGATAATGTCAGCAGAAACACCATCAAGATCGACCGGAAAGTAAGGCGCTTCCATCGTGCGTTCAATAATTTGCCGAACGGTCTCCTGCGCATGAATCGATCCGTGAATCGAAATGCGGGTTTTCTTGAAGTAGAGCGGTTTAAAAAAAGGGAAGCCGAGCAAATGATCCCAGTGCGCGTGGGTGAAAATCAGGTCAAATTCGCTGCACCCCTCCGCCATCGCCTTGTTTCCCAAACGGCGGATGCCGGTACCGGCATCGATTACAATGATCCGTCCGTCCTGACCAGTGATTTCCAGGCAGGTAGAATCTCCCCCAAACTTGACATGATCCCGTCCCGAAACAGGGATCGATCCGCGTGAGCCCCAGCAGCGAATTTTCATAACACCACTCTCTTTTCAGTCAGACACACATGACAGGGTTAAACCCGATCAAATATTCGCAAATAACAATAATTATTTCAAGGTATTATCACAGCGATGGCGGCAGTGAAGCGTTTCAGCTTAGCGCTCCAGCGGGTCAACCATCCCGCCCAAAGCAAGAACCAGCCGCCACTCTTCAAGCGTGACAGGCTGCACCGACAGCCGATTCCCTTTACGCAGCACGCCCATTGCGGCCAGATCGGGATGAGCCCGTAAATCGTTACGGGTCAGTTTTCGTGTCAGTGGAATGACATATTGCACATCAACCATCACCCAGATCGGATTTTGAACTGTTGCCCTGGGGTCAAAATGCTTTTCGCGAGGGTCAAGCGCAGTATGGTCCGGATAGCCGGTGCTGACGATTTTGGCAACTCCGACAATCGCCGGATCTTTGATATTGCTATGATAAAAAAGCACACCGTCGCCCGGCTGCATGACATCACGCATGAAATTACGTGCCTGATAGTTACGAACGCCGTCCCAGCAATCGGTGCCGTCAGGGCATTGTCTCAAATCAGCAAACGAAAAACAGTGTGGCTCCGATTTCATCAACCAGTAGTGACGTGGTCTGTTCATTTTTCACCTTTTTTACATTTATTGATTTCGGTCAAGGATAACAAACTTTATCGAGACTAGATTAACTTAAAATTGATGGCGTCGCAAAAAGTCCGCCCTACGGCGTTACGCTGGTTTTTCAGGACCTCGACCTACCTGATGTAGGCCTTCGCCCCTGAAAAAACACCAAGCCTTGTAGGACGAAATTTTTGCTTAGCCATCTCATTCTTTTTTGCGAGTGCATCAAAATTGCTTCAAGTAAAAACCAGTGCTTAAAATCGACAAATGTTCGTCCAATCGTTGTAATTCAACCACGATCGGATAAAATTCTGATTCGATCAAACCAACCAAAGGAGATGAATCATGTTTTGTTACCAATGTGAGCAAACGGCCAAAGGCACCGGCTGTGACAAAATCGGCGTTTGCGGCAAACAACCGGAAGTTTCCGATCTGCAGGATCTGCTGGTTTTTGCCCTCAAAGGGATCGGTTTCTGGGCAAACATCGCCCGCGCCAAGGGGGCCAGTGACAACGCCATCGACCGCTTTGTGATCGAGGGCTTGTTTACCACCGTCACCAATGTTGATTTTTCAGATGCAGCGATTGCCAAAATCATTCGTGAAGCCGTCGCCATGCGTGACAAAGCCAAGGCGCTGGCCGGTGGATATGCCGGGGCCATCCCGGAAGCTGCCAGCGATTGGCAGCCCGGCACAACGATTGCCGACATGGCAGCGCAAGGTGCCCGCCAGGGGGTGATCAATAAAACGATTGATCCCGACCTCAATTCGGTGCAGAACATCATCCTGCTCGGCCTCAAAGGATATGCCGCTTATGCTGATCATGCCTTGATCCTCGGTCGTGAGAGCGAGGAAGTCTATGCCTTCACTCACAAGGCACTCGCCGCCCAGCTCGACCCGACCCTCGACCTTAACGCACTGGTCGGTCTGGCACTTGAAACCGGTCGTATCAACCTGCTGACAATGGAACTGCTCAACACGGCTCACACCGATAGCTACGGTCATCCGGTACCGACTCCGGTACAACTCGGCACCAAGGCGGGTAAAGCCATCCTGGTCTCCGGCCACGATCTGAAGATGCTCGAAGAGCTGCTCAAGCAAACCGAGGGCAAAGGGATCAATATCTACACCCACGGTGAGATGCTCCCCGCCCATGGTTATCCGGGATTGAAGAAATATAACCATCTGGCCGGCAACTATGGTGGTGCCTGGCAGGATCAAGCCAAGGAATTTCCGGCATTTCCGGGAGCAATCATCTTTAATACCAACTGTATCCAGAAACCGGCCGACAGCTATAAAGACCGCCTCTTCACCTGGGGCCTGGTGCAGTGGCCTGATGTCAAACATATCGACGGCTGGGATTTCTCGGAGGTGATCAAAACAGCCGAGGCGGGCGCGGGCTTCGCCGATAATCCGGGGCAGGAAATTCTCACCGGATTTGGTCACAACGCGGTCCTCAACGTGGCGGACAAGGTGATTGCCGCGGTAAAGAGCGGCGATATCCGCCACTTTTTCCTGGTCGGCGGTTGCGACGGTGCAAAATCAGGGCGTAACTACTATACTGATTTTGCCGAGCAGGCCCCGAAAGATACCGTTATTCTCACGCTGGCATGTGGTAAATATCGTTTCAACAAACTCGATCTCGGCGACATCGGCGGTATTCCACGCTTGCTTGACGTCGGCCAGTGTAACGATGCCTACTCTGCGGTGCAGATTGCCGTTGCTTTGGCCGGTGCCTTTGAATGCGGCGTCAACGATCTGCCGTTGAGTATGGTCCTCTCCTGGTACGAGCAAAAGGCGGTGGCAATCCTCCTCACCCTGCTGCACCTCGGGATCAAAGACATCCGTCTCGGACCCACACTCCCGGCGTTCATCACCCCCAACGTGCTCAACTTCCTGGTGGAGAACTACAACATTCAGCCCATCGGTGAAAGTGCCGCAGCGGATCTGAAAGCGATTCTCGGTTAATTGAGCTGACCTGACACACGACAAAACGGGCGCGACCATAACGTAACGGTCGCGCCCGTTTTTTTTACACTGACATAGACGATAGATGTTTGTCAGCTCTTGCTGCGCTTAGTTGGGATGATACATGAACTTGAACTGGCGTTTCTTGCCATCGACCAGTTTACTCCCGACTTCCAGGGTGTACATCGTCCCGCCACTGAGGGTAATATCGGCTCCAAACTGTCCTTCCATCGGCATCAACCGTACCGGTTCACTCTTGTCGCCACTACGTTTAATCACCCGCACCGCGACCGATCCGCTGTCGATCACTGCACCGGTTGTTTGGTTAACAAACATGACCATAAGGTGATGGGTTTGCTCCATTCCCATCTTCGACATAACCTTGCTGACATCCTTGAGGTGCGCAGTGGCGGCAACCCCGTCAACAACGACTTGCGGCAGCATAATCATGTCAGCCGACATTTTCATACCTTCCATACCCTTCATGTCTGCGTGGTTCATCCCTTCATGGTTCATCGCTTGCGCGGCCAGCGGCAGAGCAATCAGCAGTGCCAGGGTAATAACGATTTTGCGCATGTTCTTCATGATGTTTCCTCCGTGGTTTGTGTTGTCAGGTCGCTCCTGATTCATTCGTGAATCTCCTGCATTGACGTCGGTTCAAGCTCTCTTTTCAGTGTCATGCCGCGCCACATAAAATAAATAACCGGAAAAACAAGGAGCTCCATCAGCCCTGAGGTAATCACCCCGCCGACCATTGGCGCGGCAATCCGTTTCATGACATCGGCCCCGGCGCCGTGACTCCACATGATTGGCACCAAACCCGCGATGATGACGCAGATGGTCATGATTTTGGGGCGAATCCGTTTGACGGCACCGTGATGAATCGCCTGGGTGAGGTCGCCAAAGTTCTGCATCCGGCCATTTTTCACCCACAGATCATAGGCCAGATCGAGGTAGAGGAGCATCACCACCCCGGTTTCGGCCGATATACCGGCCAGGGCGATGACCCCGACCCAGACCGCTACCGAGGTGTTGTAGCCAAGCAGGTAGAGGAACCAGAAGCAGCCGACCAGCGACAGTGGTAGGGCGAGAAAGATGATCCCGGTTTTGATCAGGCTCCGGGTATTCGTATAAATAATAACCAGGATCACCAGCAGGGTCAGCGGAATGACCACTTTCAGCTTGGCCGCCGCCGCCTGCATGTATTCATACGAACCACTCCAGACAATATTGTAGCCGACCGGCAGGGTGATTTTCTCTGCGATGATCTTTTGGGCGTGGGCAACATAGGTGCCGACATCAGTCCCTTTGAGATCGACATAGATCCAGGCGGTGCGCCGCGCGTTTTCGCTCTTGATCCCCGGCGGCCCTTTTTTGATGTGGATCGTGGCCACCTGCGATATCGGGATATGCTTGCCCCCGGCAATCGGGACCAGCACCCGTTGCAACGCCTGCAAGTCGTTGCGATAGTCGCGCTGATAACGAATATTGACAGCATAGCGCTCCAGCCCCTCGACTGTCTGGGTGACGTTCATCCCGCCGATGGCACTCTTGATGATATCCTGAACATCGCCAACCGTCAGGCCGTAACGCGCCACCGCTTCCCGATCGATAGCGTAATCCAGATAGTTGCCACCGACCACCCGTTCGGAAAACGCACTCAATGTTCCGGGAATGTCTCTGACAATCGCCTCGATCTCTTCACCAAGCGCGGACAGGACTTCCAGGTCATCGCCCATGATCTTGATGCCGACCGGCGTTTTGATGCCGGTCGCCAGCATATCGATCCGGGTCTTGATCGGCATGGTCCAGGCGTTGGTCAAACCGGGGAACTGAATAGCCTCGTTCAACGCGGTCTTCAATTCCTCAATGGTGATGGTCGACTCTTCGGGCCAGATCCAGCGCAGCGGTTTTTTGAACAGTTCCCAGGAATCGGACCAGCTGCTGTAGAAACGCTCTCTGGGGAGCGTGCGCCATGCGTCTTCCGACTTGAGCATGATGGTCGTTTCGAGCATTGACAACGGCGCCGGATCGGTGGCGGTTTCAGCCCGGCCGACCTTGCCGAAGACATGATGCACCTCGGGAAACTGCCTGATGATGCGGTCGGTCTGCTGCAACAACTCCTTGGCCTTGGTGATTGAAATCCCCGGCAAAGTGGTTGGCATGTAGAGCAGATCCCCCTCATAGAGCGGTGGCATGAATTCGCTGCCCATCTGCTTCAGCGGAATGATGCTGGTCAGGGTAATCGCCAGCGCGACAACCAGTACCGGCCAGCGCCACTTGAGAACAAAATCGACCACCGGATGATAAAGACGGATCATGATCCGGTTGATCGGGTTTTTGGCTTCATCAGGGATTTTTCCCCGGATGAACCACCCCATCAACACCGGCACCAGGGTGACTGACAGCAGCGCTGCGCCGGCCATGGCGTAGGTCTTGGTGTAGGCCAACGGCTTGAACATCCGCCCCGACTGTTCCCCGAGGGCAAAAACCGGCAAGAACGAAACGGTGATAACCAGCAGTGAATAAAAGAGCGCGGGCCCTACCTCTTTTGAGGAATTGGCAATGATCTCCCAGTGCGGCAGCTTGCCGCGGTCGCGTTCGAGATGCTTGTGGCCATTCTCGATCATGATGATCGCCGCGTCGATCATCGCGCCGATGGCGATGGCAATGCCGCCAAGGCTCATGATGTTGGCATTGATCCCCTGAAAATACATAATGATGAACGCAAACAGAATCGCAATCGGCAAGGTGACGATCGCCACCAGGGCACTGGAAAAATGGAACAGGAAGATGGCCGTGACGATGGCCACAATGATACTTTCCTCGATCAGCTTCTCGGTAAGCGTATCAACCGCGCGTTCGATCAGCCCGGAGCGGTCATAGACCGTCTTGATGGTGACGCCTTCAGGAAGCCCCGCCTTGAGCTGCTCCAGTTTGGTTTTGACCGCCGCGATGGTATCGAGGGCGTTCTCACCGACCCGCATGATGACCACCCCGCCGACCACTTCGCCCTCACCATCCAGTTCGGCCAGCCCCCGCCGCAACTCG
The sequence above is drawn from the Desulfuromonadaceae bacterium genome and encodes:
- a CDS encoding MBL fold metallo-hydrolase, with amino-acid sequence MKIRCWGSRGSIPVSGRDHVKFGGDSTCLEITGQDGRIIVIDAGTGIRRLGNKAMAEGCSEFDLIFTHAHWDHLLGFPFFKPLYFKKTRISIHGSIHAQETVRQIIERTMEAPYFPVDLDGVSADIIFNDLSGVPIQIGGIDVDAILLSHPNGGFGYRLTEDDKNFVFLTDNELEFVHPDGKSYVDYLEFSRGADLLIHDAEYTDKEYETRTRGWGHSRYRKALQLAMEAGVKQFGIFHHNQDRTDAEIDAIVADCHEIIARTGSKMICYAVAQDQEIVI
- a CDS encoding EVE domain-containing protein, with the translated sequence MNRPRHYWLMKSEPHCFSFADLRQCPDGTDCWDGVRNYQARNFMRDVMQPGDGVLFYHSNIKDPAIVGVAKIVSTGYPDHTALDPREKHFDPRATVQNPIWVMVDVQYVIPLTRKLTRNDLRAHPDLAAMGVLRKGNRLSVQPVTLEEWRLVLALGGMVDPLER
- the hcp gene encoding hydroxylamine reductase, whose product is MFCYQCEQTAKGTGCDKIGVCGKQPEVSDLQDLLVFALKGIGFWANIARAKGASDNAIDRFVIEGLFTTVTNVDFSDAAIAKIIREAVAMRDKAKALAGGYAGAIPEAASDWQPGTTIADMAAQGARQGVINKTIDPDLNSVQNIILLGLKGYAAYADHALILGRESEEVYAFTHKALAAQLDPTLDLNALVGLALETGRINLLTMELLNTAHTDSYGHPVPTPVQLGTKAGKAILVSGHDLKMLEELLKQTEGKGINIYTHGEMLPAHGYPGLKKYNHLAGNYGGAWQDQAKEFPAFPGAIIFNTNCIQKPADSYKDRLFTWGLVQWPDVKHIDGWDFSEVIKTAEAGAGFADNPGQEILTGFGHNAVLNVADKVIAAVKSGDIRHFFLVGGCDGAKSGRNYYTDFAEQAPKDTVILTLACGKYRFNKLDLGDIGGIPRLLDVGQCNDAYSAVQIAVALAGAFECGVNDLPLSMVLSWYEQKAVAILLTLLHLGIKDIRLGPTLPAFITPNVLNFLVENYNIQPIGESAAADLKAILG
- a CDS encoding CusA/CzcA family heavy metal efflux RND transporter; its protein translation is MLEKIIDWSIYNKFLVVMLTVFIVVGGTYAMLNTPIDAIPDLSDVQVIIFTEFPGQAPQVVEDQITYPLTTQMLAVPGAKTVRGYSFFGLSFVYIIFDDGTDLYWARSRVLEYLNYAAGRLPAGVTPSLGPDATGVGWVYEYVLESDRHNLQELRSLQDWFLRYELTSVKGVAEVAAIGGYVKQYQIEVDPDRLLAYHLTIPQIKKAVQRSNNDVGGRLIEMAETEFMVRGLGYLQSIQDIESVVVGTDSRGTPIQVRDLARVSIGPELRRGLAELDGEGEVVGGVVIMRVGENALDTIAAVKTKLEQLKAGLPEGVTIKTVYDRSGLIERAVDTLTEKLIEESIIVAIVTAIFLFHFSSALVAIVTLPIAILFAFIIMYFQGINANIMSLGGIAIAIGAMIDAAIIMIENGHKHLERDRGKLPHWEIIANSSKEVGPALFYSLLVITVSFLPVFALGEQSGRMFKPLAYTKTYAMAGAALLSVTLVPVLMGWFIRGKIPDEAKNPINRIMIRLYHPVVDFVLKWRWPVLVVALAITLTSIIPLKQMGSEFMPPLYEGDLLYMPTTLPGISITKAKELLQQTDRIIRQFPEVHHVFGKVGRAETATDPAPLSMLETTIMLKSEDAWRTLPRERFYSSWSDSWELFKKPLRWIWPEESTITIEELKTALNEAIQFPGLTNAWTMPIKTRIDMLATGIKTPVGIKIMGDDLEVLSALGEEIEAIVRDIPGTLSAFSERVVGGNYLDYAIDREAVARYGLTVGDVQDIIKSAIGGMNVTQTVEGLERYAVNIRYQRDYRNDLQALQRVLVPIAGGKHIPISQVATIHIKKGPPGIKSENARRTAWIYVDLKGTDVGTYVAHAQKIIAEKITLPVGYNIVWSGSYEYMQAAAAKLKVVIPLTLLVILVIIYTNTRSLIKTGIIFLALPLSLVGCFWFLYLLGYNTSVAVWVGVIALAGISAETGVVMLLYLDLAYDLWVKNGRMQNFGDLTQAIHHGAVKRIRPKIMTICVIIAGLVPIMWSHGAGADVMKRIAAPMVGGVITSGLMELLVFPVIYFMWRGMTLKRELEPTSMQEIHE